A section of the Humulus lupulus chromosome 2, drHumLupu1.1, whole genome shotgun sequence genome encodes:
- the LOC133818151 gene encoding uncharacterized protein LOC133818151 encodes MGNLFDKEPPPPMVLVPPLFDFPPLAARTRMLESSYNLLFGKLALKCLFDDYFEEAQHFRTMIMLKPIDDPHVDLVATVSGPLDHKPEKNIAGNAVFRWQRDIDDPHTFVDLFVSSSDPVLQMRSCLFDSKLGIGGFGVFPLLMRKRVSSQDYGVVGLRYGSRSISFGATCMPFSLRDEFPKSAWLVSRVGRVIAGLQYEPVYGSKDGAKFRNLKNWSGAIGYGAGSGSPLSPSFHFCLELAKSSQFIASFYQHVVVQRRVKNPLEENEVVGITNYIDFGFELQTSIDSVETSNKIHNSTFQIGASWQANKNFMLKGKVGPLSSSGTCAFKSWWKPSFTLSISATRDHTVGNTAYGFGLRVEHLREASYQRADPNFVMLTPNKEHLAEGIVWEIGKRPMLESDVNAGNFDAVPRELRPLGNVL; translated from the exons ATGGGCAACTTGTTCGACAAGGAACCGCCACCGCCAATGGTGCTCGTTCCTCCACTCTTCGATTTTCCTCCTCTCGCTGCTCGTACCAG GATGTTGGAGTCTTCGTATAATTTGTTATTTGGGAAGCTTGCTTTGAAATGCCTTTTCGATGATTATTTTGAAGAAGCTCAACATTTCAGGACAATGATAATGCTAAAGCCAATCGATGACCCCCATGTTGATTTGGTTGCTACT GTTTCAGGTCCGTTAGATCACAAACCTGAGAAGAATATTGCTGGCAATGCAGTTTTCCGCTGGCAACG GGATATTGATGACCCTCATACATTTGTTGATCTTTTCGTGTCGAGCTCTGATCC GGTTTTGCAAATGAGATCATGCCTTTTCGACTCCAAActtggaattggaggatttggcgTTTTCCCTTTGCTAATGAGGAAAAG AGTATCTTCCCAAGACTATGGTGTTGTGGGGTTGAGATATGGTTCAAGAAGCATATCTTTTGGAGCCACATGCATGCCTTTCTCCT TGAGAGATGAATTTCCAAAAAGCGCATGGCTCGTGAGCAGAGTGGGAAGGGTAATTGCTGGACTGCAGTATGAGCCAGtct ATGGAAGCAAAGATGGTGCAAAGTTTAGAAATTTGAAGAATTGGAGTGGGGCAATTGGCTATGGAGCGGGATCAGGCAGTCCTCTAAGTCCATCATTCCATTTTTGTCTTGAACTCGCTAAAAGTTCCCAG TTTATTGCATCATTCTATCAACACGTCGTAGTCCAAAGACgg GTGAAGAACCCTCTTGAAGAAAATGAAGTAGTTGGAATTACAAATTATATTGATTTCGGTTTTGAACTGCAGACAAG CATTGACAGTGTCGAAACATCAAACAAGATACACAATTCTACCTTTCAAATTGGTGCATCTTGGCAAGCCAATAAAAACTTCATGTTGAAG GGAAAGGTGGGTCCTCTCAGTTCATCAGGGACATGTGCATTTAAATCATGGTGGAAACCTTCTTTCACATTGAGTATTTCAG CTACAAGAGACCACACTGTTGGAAATACAGCATATGGTTTTGGTTTACGTGTTGAGCACCTCAGAGAAGCCAG TTACCAAAGAGCTGATCCAAATTTTGTGATGCTGACACCAAATAAAGAGCACCTTGCAGAAGGCATAGTTTGGGAAATTGGCAAAAGACCAATGCTTGAATCAGACGTAAATGCTGGAAACTTTGATGCTGTTCCTAGGGAGTTAAGACCCTTAGGAAATGTATTGTAA
- the LOC133818150 gene encoding protease Do-like 1, chloroplastic, which produces MAAYSLISTVFHSSPTFSPLSRSTYRNPSLCLSKSSSSSFRKTPISILSLLRHKSHQNQTPLKSFEPSSFSKLLSSIKPVAISLDSFLVLCTSLALSLSLCIADVDPASAFVVTTPRKLQSDELATVRLFKENTPSVVYITNLASRQDVFTLDVLEVPQGSGSGFVWDRDGHIVTNYHVIRGASDLKVTLADQTTYDAKVVGFDQDKDVAVIHVDAPRDKLRPIPVGISADLLVGQKVFAIGNPFGLDHTLTTGVISGLRREISSAATGRPIQDVIQTDAAINPGNSGGPLLDSSGNLIGINTAIYSPSGASSGVGFSIPVDTVNGIVDQLVRFGKVTRPILGIKFAPDQSVEQLGVSGVLVLDAPASGPAGKAGLKPTKRDTYGRLILGDIITSVNGQKVSSGSDLYRVLDQCKVGEKITVEVLRGDHKEKIPVVLEPKPDES; this is translated from the exons ATGGCTGCATATTCACTCATTTCCACGGTGTTCCACTCTTCCCCAACTTTCTCTCCACTTTCTCGCTCGACATACAGAAATCCATCTCTGTGTTTGTCTAAATCTTCATCTTCCTCCTTCCGCAAAACTCCAATCTCTATCCTCTCTCTTCTCCGCCATAAGTCCCATCAAAACCAGACTCCACTTAAATCCTTCGAACCCTCTTCCTTCTCCAAACTCCTCTCCTCTATTAAGCCCGTTGCCATTTCTCTCGATTCTTTCCTCGTTCTCTGTACCTCCCTAGCTTTGTCTCTTTCCCTTTGCATCGCCGATGTCGATCCGGCCTCCGCATTTGTTGTCACCACGCCGAGGAAGTTGCAGTCCGATGAGCTCGCTACGGTTCGTCTTTTTAAGGAGAACACGCCTTCTGTCGTTTACATTACCAATCTTGCGTCCAG GCAGGACGTGTTTACACTCGACGTTTTGGAGGTTCCGCAGGGTTCTGGGTCGGGCTTTGTTTGGGATAGAGATGGTCACATTGTGACTAACTACCATGTGATCCGAGGTGCTTCCGATCTCaa GGTCACTCTTGCTGACCAGACAACTTATGATGCTAAAGTAGTTGGATTTGACCAAGACAAGGATGTTGCCGTGATACACGTTGATGCACCGAGAGACAAGTTGAGACCTATTCCGGTTGGCATCTCTGCAGATTTGCTTGTGGGTCAGAAAGTCTTTGCAATTGGCAATCCT TTTGGACTTGACCATACTCTTACCACTGGTGTTATTAG TGGGCTTCGTCGAGAAATTAGCTCTGCGGCTACAGGCCGTCCAATTCAAGATGTCATACAGACTGATGCTGCAATTAACCCCGGTAATAGCGGAGGACCACTTCTAGACAGTTCTGGAAATCTTATCGGGATAAATACAGCTATATATTCTCCATCCGGTGCATCTTCCGGTGTCGGGTTTTCAATTCCAGTTGACACT GTAAATGGCATAGTTGACCAGCTGGTGAGGTTTGGTAAAGTTACAAGACCTATTTTGGGGATTAAGTTTGCACCGGATCAATCTGTTGAGCAGTTGGGGGTTAGTGGGGTGCTCGTTTTGGATGCTCCTGCCAGTGGTCCTGCTGGCAAAGCG GGACTAAAACCAACCAAAAGGGATACCTATGGAAGGCTCATATTGGGTGATATCATAACATCTGTGAATGGACAAAAAGTATCTAGTGGCAGCGACTTGTATAGAGTTCTAGACCAATGCAAAGTGGGCGagaag ATAACTGTGGAGGTGTTGCGCGGTGATCACAAGGAGAAAATCCCTGTAGTACTAGAGCCAAAGCCTGATGagtcataa